A genomic segment from Tuwongella immobilis encodes:
- a CDS encoding O-antigen ligase family protein — MVWLLIGYMFLFIDRPFEVWPILGDMYLERVYMLFTMAMWCIAPGKRLLPNVQHLGVIAFAGAVLITWGMSPWMEAGQVGVENWFKVLVFYVLLVTSINTEKDLRRILGGFLVVMAIYLLHSLKEFLGGRHVYRMSIARMVGVDTSMGDPNSFGSTIIYSLPIVTVFWSVTTSKLLRLGLLGYVGLCMLCILLTGSRGSLLGLIMIGGILMLRSRRIVLYGILAVLFSPVIFMALPESLQNRFHTIIDPSVGPANAIESGQGRIDGFFTGMELLAESPLVGIGPGAWRPRTRSIIESHNLYGQVAGEMGMLGIVSFFGMVLLVYHNIRTMNKLRKRYPPQSPDEEFLYRTARAVGLMFFMMLSLGMFGHNLFRYNWLWFGGILIIAHHCVLVRLKQRSMNAAPMRLPRVMPVGFPRPIGPGSGPMRAG, encoded by the coding sequence TTTGAAGTCTGGCCGATTCTCGGCGACATGTACCTCGAACGTGTCTACATGCTGTTCACCATGGCCATGTGGTGCATCGCTCCCGGCAAACGCTTGCTGCCCAACGTGCAACATCTGGGCGTCATCGCCTTCGCCGGCGCGGTCCTCATCACCTGGGGAATGTCCCCCTGGATGGAAGCCGGTCAGGTCGGCGTCGAAAACTGGTTCAAGGTGTTGGTCTTCTATGTGCTGCTTGTGACCAGCATCAATACGGAGAAGGACTTACGGCGAATTCTCGGCGGGTTTCTCGTCGTCATGGCGATCTATTTGTTGCACTCGCTGAAGGAATTTCTCGGCGGGCGACACGTCTACCGCATGAGCATTGCCCGGATGGTCGGCGTCGATACGTCGATGGGCGACCCAAACTCGTTCGGTTCAACGATTATCTATTCTTTACCGATCGTGACGGTCTTCTGGTCGGTGACGACCTCCAAACTGTTGCGACTGGGGCTGTTGGGATACGTCGGCCTGTGCATGCTCTGCATTCTGCTGACCGGCTCGCGCGGGTCGCTGCTGGGCCTCATCATGATCGGCGGGATTCTCATGCTTCGCAGTCGGCGTATTGTGCTGTACGGAATCCTTGCGGTGCTGTTCAGCCCGGTCATCTTCATGGCATTGCCTGAGTCGCTGCAAAATCGCTTTCATACGATCATCGATCCATCGGTCGGCCCGGCCAACGCCATCGAATCCGGGCAGGGTCGAATCGACGGGTTCTTCACCGGCATGGAATTACTCGCGGAATCGCCATTGGTCGGGATCGGCCCCGGTGCCTGGCGACCTCGAACGCGATCGATCATCGAATCGCACAATCTTTATGGCCAAGTCGCCGGCGAAATGGGGATGCTCGGCATCGTGAGCTTCTTTGGCATGGTCTTGCTCGTGTACCACAACATTCGCACAATGAACAAACTTCGTAAGCGATACCCGCCGCAATCGCCGGACGAAGAATTTCTGTATCGCACCGCGCGGGCGGTCGGCCTGATGTTCTTCATGATGTTATCATTGGGCATGTTTGGCCACAACCTGTTTCGCTACAATTGGTTATGGTTCGGCGGCATTCTCATCATCGCCCATCATTGTGTGCTGGTGCGGCTGAAACAGCGCAGCATGAATGCCGCCCCGATGCGGCTGCCTCGAGTGATGCCGGTCGGTTTCCCGCGACCGATCGGGCCAGGCTCGGGACCGATGCGAGCAGGGTGA
- a CDS encoding CbtA family protein, whose product MSQLSRPSQSWTGYQISIDETESTPRTFRLIAKWRFFTGLALAGAGYYAMRISPSLDGPAAIAQTPIWYAGAVAIGLGAVAVLSFLLLNHSDTDVEEIPTLKQ is encoded by the coding sequence ATGTCGCAACTCAGCCGACCAAGCCAATCATGGACTGGCTATCAAATTTCGATCGATGAAACCGAATCGACGCCGCGCACATTTCGGTTGATTGCGAAATGGCGATTCTTCACGGGCCTTGCGCTCGCCGGGGCTGGCTACTACGCCATGCGGATCAGCCCGTCGCTGGATGGACCAGCAGCCATCGCGCAGACCCCCATTTGGTACGCTGGGGCGGTCGCCATTGGTTTGGGAGCCGTCGCGGTCCTCTCATTTCTGCTATTGAATCATTCGGATACCGACGTGGAAGAAATCCCGACACTGAAACAGTGA
- a CDS encoding DUF5662 family protein: MYRPEEHLENLVRHIELVREACLLLGRRLIAQGRIDLGRILIGLGHVHDASKFHGIEWQYLHVGPDAPPEKLAMAIAQHTQTNPHHPEYWGGVENMPEIYVAEMVCDWYARSQEFGTSLRDWIRSEAITRFKIDHESEQYAWIQQFLDLLLLNSFKSKEEIPRI, translated from the coding sequence ATGTATCGACCTGAAGAGCATTTGGAGAATCTGGTTCGGCATATCGAGTTGGTCCGCGAAGCCTGCTTGCTGTTGGGCCGCCGACTGATCGCGCAAGGTCGAATCGACTTGGGCCGCATCCTGATTGGGCTGGGCCACGTGCATGATGCCTCGAAATTCCATGGGATTGAATGGCAGTATCTGCATGTTGGGCCAGATGCCCCGCCGGAGAAGTTGGCGATGGCCATTGCGCAGCACACGCAGACGAATCCGCACCATCCCGAATATTGGGGCGGAGTGGAAAATATGCCGGAAATCTATGTCGCGGAAATGGTTTGCGATTGGTATGCACGGTCGCAAGAGTTTGGGACATCGCTCCGGGATTGGATTCGTTCGGAGGCGATTACTCGATTTAAGATCGATCACGAGAGCGAACAATACGCCTGGATCCAACAATTTCTCGATCTGTTGCTGTTGAATTCGTTCAAATCCAAGGAAGAAATTCCGCGAATCTGA
- a CDS encoding NUDIX hydrolase, with the protein MHRLGAIMSAAGILFAWRGPDGWEVCLAKRSLEPDLGKWYCPGGGVKHGESPWDAATRETSEEWCNGDSVVQFFGKYLPHPGIRSLAKQHVYHSGGWSFTTYLLEVTEKFPPGMIHLNDEFLPDSAEWIAVGDLVRLHEQDLLRYNLVRAARAFGLIPPG; encoded by the coding sequence ATGCATCGTCTGGGGGCAATCATGAGTGCGGCGGGGATCTTATTTGCTTGGCGAGGGCCAGACGGTTGGGAAGTCTGCTTGGCCAAGCGCTCGCTGGAGCCAGATTTGGGGAAATGGTATTGTCCGGGTGGTGGCGTCAAACATGGCGAATCACCTTGGGACGCTGCCACGCGCGAAACCTCCGAAGAATGGTGCAACGGCGATTCCGTCGTGCAATTCTTTGGGAAATATCTCCCCCATCCTGGAATCCGCTCGCTCGCCAAACAACATGTCTACCATTCCGGCGGATGGTCGTTCACCACCTATTTATTGGAAGTGACCGAAAAATTCCCACCTGGAATGATCCATCTTAATGACGAATTTCTGCCCGATTCCGCGGAATGGATCGCCGTGGGTGATTTGGTTCGCTTGCATGAGCAAGATTTGTTGCGATACAACCTCGTGCGAGCGGCCCGTGCGTTCGGATTGATCCCGCCCGGCTAA
- a CDS encoding DUF1501 domain-containing protein: MMNRRHFMSHVAGLSALAAPSASFLSGLHAQAPTMKKNHKSLIVLWMSGGPTTLDLWDPKPGHPNGGLFKPMNTAASGVQLTEHLPNVAKQMKNLALIRSLTTSEGDHMRGTQLMHTGMSPNPIVEYPQIGSVLAQQMAEQANDVPPFIAINGARLNNGGFLGMKYAPFTIQNPGSPPENIRPPKEVGEVATRMERRATLFNSLESRFQSSTGIPTDAAKAHKDVYDKALNLVVSSRKDVFSLDKEPTALQAEYGNNPFGKGCLLARKLVEAGSLCVQVELGGWDMHQNIFAALHTTGMTGRLDILDKAMGALTRDLKDRGLLESTVIMWMGEFGRTPRINQNGGRDHYPRAWSVVVGGGSIKGGQAFGATDAGGEAVKDNPVRIQDVFATVYKGLGLDPTTQVRDNLGRPMAIAGEGKPISALVG, translated from the coding sequence ATGATGAATCGTCGTCATTTCATGTCGCATGTCGCCGGGCTGTCTGCCTTGGCCGCGCCGAGCGCATCGTTCCTGTCGGGTTTGCACGCTCAAGCCCCGACCATGAAGAAGAATCATAAGAGCCTGATCGTTCTGTGGATGAGCGGTGGCCCGACGACCCTCGACCTGTGGGATCCCAAGCCCGGACATCCCAACGGTGGTCTGTTCAAGCCGATGAACACCGCCGCCAGCGGCGTTCAACTGACCGAGCACCTGCCCAACGTCGCCAAGCAGATGAAGAACCTCGCTCTGATCCGCTCGCTGACCACCAGCGAAGGCGATCACATGCGTGGCACGCAGCTGATGCACACCGGCATGTCGCCCAACCCGATTGTGGAATACCCGCAAATCGGTTCGGTTCTGGCCCAACAAATGGCCGAACAAGCGAACGATGTGCCCCCGTTCATCGCCATCAACGGCGCTCGCCTCAACAACGGTGGCTTCTTGGGCATGAAGTACGCTCCGTTCACCATCCAAAATCCGGGCTCGCCGCCGGAAAACATTCGTCCCCCCAAGGAAGTGGGCGAAGTGGCCACTCGGATGGAACGCCGCGCTACGCTGTTCAACAGCCTGGAATCGCGCTTCCAATCCAGCACTGGCATCCCGACCGACGCCGCTAAGGCTCACAAGGATGTCTACGACAAGGCGCTGAACCTCGTCGTCTCCAGCCGCAAAGACGTGTTCTCGCTCGATAAGGAACCGACCGCGCTGCAAGCCGAATACGGGAACAACCCGTTCGGCAAGGGCTGCTTGCTCGCCCGCAAGCTGGTCGAAGCCGGTTCGCTCTGCGTGCAAGTCGAGCTCGGTGGCTGGGACATGCACCAGAACATCTTCGCCGCTCTGCACACCACCGGCATGACTGGCCGCTTGGACATCCTCGACAAGGCCATGGGCGCTCTGACCCGTGACCTCAAGGACCGCGGGCTACTCGAAAGCACCGTCATCATGTGGATGGGTGAATTCGGCCGGACTCCTCGCATCAACCAAAACGGTGGCCGCGATCACTATCCGCGAGCCTGGTCGGTGGTTGTCGGTGGCGGTTCGATCAAGGGCGGCCAAGCCTTTGGTGCGACCGACGCGGGTGGGGAAGCCGTCAAGGACAACCCGGTCCGCATCCAAGACGTCTTCGCGACGGTTTACAAGGGCCTGGGCCTCGACCCCACGACCCAAGTCCGCGATAACCTGGGCCGCCCGATGGCCATCGCCGGCGAAGGCAAGCCCATCAGCGCTCTGGTTGGCTGA
- a CDS encoding AAA family ATPase has protein sequence MPSQPSSVEVQAVRDLAAAYERMTDQISKVIVGQKLVVEQLLIAMFSRGHCLLVGVPGLAKTLLVSTVSKILHLSFKRVQFTPDLMPSDITGTDILQDDPETGRRKFTFLKGPLFANMVLADEINRTPPKTQAALLEAMQEHHVTAGGNTYPLPEPFFVLATQNPIEQEGTYALPEAQLDRFMFNIRVEYPTRDEEIQIMKATTAGLKPELSPVLDGKQILLLQDMVRKISVGDHVFAYAADLVRATRPREPGVPKFVPDLVSWGAGPRACQYLILGAKARAILHGRVHATTEDIRQVAYPVLRHRVMTTFNADAEGITSDQVISRLIESIPLPQEEAAGKVRRA, from the coding sequence ATGCCGTCCCAGCCATCGTCTGTTGAAGTGCAGGCCGTTCGAGATCTCGCCGCCGCTTACGAGCGCATGACCGATCAAATCAGCAAGGTCATTGTCGGCCAGAAACTCGTGGTCGAACAACTGCTGATTGCCATGTTCAGCCGCGGTCACTGCCTGCTGGTGGGGGTGCCGGGGCTGGCCAAGACCCTGCTGGTCAGCACCGTCTCGAAGATTTTGCACCTGAGCTTCAAGCGGGTTCAATTTACCCCCGACTTGATGCCCTCGGACATTACCGGCACAGACATTCTGCAAGACGATCCCGAAACCGGCCGCCGAAAATTTACCTTCCTCAAAGGGCCGTTGTTCGCCAACATGGTGCTGGCGGACGAAATCAACCGGACCCCGCCGAAGACGCAAGCGGCGCTGCTGGAAGCCATGCAGGAGCATCACGTTACGGCCGGTGGCAATACCTATCCGCTCCCGGAACCGTTCTTCGTGCTCGCCACCCAAAACCCCATCGAACAAGAAGGCACCTACGCTCTGCCCGAAGCGCAGTTGGACCGCTTCATGTTCAACATCCGCGTCGAATATCCGACTCGGGATGAAGAAATTCAGATCATGAAAGCGACTACCGCTGGCCTGAAGCCCGAACTCTCTCCCGTGCTGGATGGCAAGCAAATTTTGCTGCTGCAAGACATGGTCCGAAAAATCAGCGTCGGCGATCACGTCTTTGCGTATGCGGCCGATCTGGTGCGGGCGACTCGGCCACGGGAACCGGGAGTGCCCAAGTTTGTGCCGGATCTCGTGAGTTGGGGGGCGGGTCCGCGGGCGTGTCAGTATCTGATTTTGGGTGCAAAAGCGCGGGCGATTCTGCACGGTCGCGTCCATGCCACCACGGAAGATATTCGCCAAGTTGCGTATCCGGTGCTGCGGCACCGCGTGATGACCACCTTCAATGCAGACGCCGAAGGCATTACCTCCGATCAAGTGATTTCGCGGTTGATTGAGTCGATTCCGCTGCCCCAAGAAGAGGCCGCCGGCAAAGTCCGCCGCGCGTAA
- a CDS encoding DUF58 domain-containing protein, giving the protein MANIRFDPTELRKYGGLTLVARTLVEGFITGVHKSPYKGFSVEFAEHRQYYPGDEIRHIDWRAYGKTDRYYIKEYEEETNLKSYLLVDASGSMAFRGAPGQPSKFEYAQYVAASLSYMMLHQMDAVGLITHDTKVRSLIPPHANTKHLLQLISTLEKTTPGDETSMGKIWHELAAHHLKRRGMVFILSDFFDNIDSLVRALQHLRHRRHEVVLLQILAPEEIEFPYSRMTQFRNLEIGANKLLVDPRRIREEYLKNFENFCTTLRRKAGDLKIDYHLLRTDQPADRALGIYLTVRNQRA; this is encoded by the coding sequence ATGGCCAATATCCGATTCGATCCCACCGAACTCCGCAAGTATGGCGGGTTGACACTGGTCGCCCGCACACTCGTGGAAGGCTTCATTACCGGCGTGCACAAAAGCCCCTACAAGGGCTTCTCCGTCGAATTCGCGGAGCATCGCCAATACTATCCCGGCGACGAAATTCGCCACATCGATTGGCGCGCCTACGGCAAAACCGATCGCTACTACATCAAAGAATACGAAGAAGAAACCAACCTCAAATCGTATCTTCTGGTGGATGCCTCCGGGAGCATGGCCTTTCGTGGGGCACCGGGCCAACCCAGCAAGTTCGAATATGCCCAATATGTGGCCGCATCGTTGTCGTATATGATGCTGCACCAGATGGATGCGGTGGGGCTGATTACGCACGACACCAAGGTGCGCTCGCTGATTCCGCCGCATGCCAACACCAAGCACCTGCTGCAATTGATTTCCACGCTGGAAAAAACCACTCCCGGCGACGAAACCAGCATGGGCAAAATCTGGCACGAACTCGCCGCCCACCACCTCAAGCGCCGGGGGATGGTGTTCATTCTCTCGGATTTCTTCGACAACATCGATTCGCTGGTGCGGGCCTTGCAGCATTTGCGGCATCGGCGTCACGAAGTCGTGCTGCTGCAAATCCTTGCGCCCGAGGAAATCGAATTTCCCTACTCCCGCATGACGCAGTTTCGCAACCTGGAAATCGGGGCAAACAAGCTGCTTGTCGATCCACGACGGATTCGGGAAGAATATCTGAAAAATTTTGAGAATTTCTGCACGACCCTGCGTCGCAAAGCGGGCGATCTCAAAATCGATTATCACCTGCTGCGAACGGATCAGCCCGCCGACCGTGCGCTGGGGATCTACCTGACCGTCCGCAACCAACGAGCCTAA
- a CDS encoding vWA domain-containing protein yields the protein MFSMLYGLVAVSIPPIIHLLSRKRFDIVDWAAMQFLQVSERTRRKVFLEELLLMLIRMLLIALLVLSLAALTTTFSMFGALGIQPSRDVVLVIDGSASMGYIHNGKSAQAAAQEQAKAILQQLQPGDHVGVVLARDVAKPLQPNLSVDSSAVGSLLENLPEPRGGVDWPGAIQESLQLLKTSKQSRREIIILTDTQRSGWSEDRALERWELLTQKIKAEGAKLPSLSVLNVAPDRPKEVTNWSLVPLRAGRNVAAVGREVRFRGMLQSHGPEGTPPGKIRILMDGRPAGEVSQLGQSGERGRLPFSFNLTFATAGSHLVTVQIADDPLAADNRQDFAMEVVNAVPILIIDGDSRPNQRQRTSDFMRDALAPMRDPAPAFVTQVVTSSQFTPEMLTRPLNADPATVPRVLILSDVPRLEPNQYQAVEAFLASGGGVLVTLGTRADAAFANERWYREGNGWLPAELVEPIGLANDLKQAVQLRPASLTHPALERFREPGPGSLLSAYFPRHWKLKLGEQSSAVPIAGFLDGDPLFVERSFGKGRVILSSIGLDNGWRTNLTDLMDYPRMMHELGFYLASGRSPATNLEPGRPIVFTPIQPEPPGPVSVKPPEGITRRLDVSEWPAIDEQTRDPGVYQLTTERGQIGYFVVQSDASESELTPLTDSDKERLAKPLPDLRFADSTETIFSTENLPPEEHDLWWILMLGVVVMMLSEIWFTRTIALRAASGGI from the coding sequence ATGTTTTCGATGCTCTACGGCTTGGTCGCCGTCTCGATTCCGCCGATTATCCACCTGCTCAGCCGCAAGCGGTTCGACATTGTGGATTGGGCCGCGATGCAGTTTTTGCAAGTCAGCGAGCGCACCCGCCGCAAGGTGTTCCTGGAAGAACTCCTGCTGATGCTGATTCGCATGCTGCTGATTGCGCTGTTGGTGCTGTCGTTGGCCGCGCTCACCACCACCTTCAGCATGTTCGGAGCACTGGGCATTCAACCCAGCCGCGATGTCGTGCTGGTGATCGACGGCTCCGCGAGCATGGGGTACATTCACAACGGGAAATCCGCCCAAGCCGCCGCCCAGGAACAAGCCAAAGCGATCTTGCAGCAGTTGCAACCGGGCGATCATGTGGGAGTGGTTTTGGCCCGCGATGTGGCCAAGCCGCTGCAACCGAATCTGAGCGTCGATTCCTCCGCCGTGGGCAGTCTGCTGGAAAATCTCCCCGAACCGCGCGGCGGAGTCGATTGGCCGGGAGCGATCCAAGAATCGCTGCAACTGCTGAAAACATCCAAACAATCGCGGCGCGAAATCATCATTCTCACGGATACGCAACGCTCCGGCTGGTCGGAAGATCGGGCCTTGGAACGCTGGGAATTGCTGACGCAGAAAATCAAAGCCGAGGGGGCGAAACTCCCCTCGCTGTCGGTGCTGAATGTCGCCCCGGATCGTCCCAAAGAAGTCACCAACTGGTCGCTGGTGCCGCTGCGGGCCGGTCGGAATGTGGCTGCGGTCGGTCGAGAAGTGCGGTTTCGCGGCATGCTGCAATCGCACGGGCCGGAAGGCACCCCACCGGGGAAAATCCGCATCCTGATGGATGGCCGCCCCGCTGGCGAAGTGTCGCAACTCGGTCAGTCCGGCGAGCGAGGCCGATTGCCCTTCAGCTTCAATCTCACCTTCGCCACGGCGGGTTCGCATCTGGTGACGGTGCAAATTGCCGATGATCCCCTGGCCGCGGATAATCGCCAAGATTTCGCCATGGAAGTCGTCAATGCCGTCCCGATTCTGATCATCGACGGCGATTCGCGGCCCAATCAGCGGCAGCGCACCAGCGATTTCATGCGGGATGCCCTCGCCCCGATGCGAGATCCCGCTCCGGCATTTGTCACGCAAGTGGTGACCAGCAGCCAATTTACGCCGGAAATGCTCACCCGCCCACTCAACGCCGATCCAGCGACTGTGCCGCGCGTATTGATTCTCAGCGATGTCCCACGATTGGAACCGAATCAATATCAGGCCGTGGAAGCATTCCTGGCCAGTGGCGGCGGTGTGCTGGTCACGCTGGGCACGCGAGCCGATGCCGCCTTTGCGAATGAACGCTGGTATCGCGAAGGCAACGGTTGGCTGCCCGCGGAGTTGGTCGAACCGATCGGCCTGGCCAACGACCTGAAGCAAGCCGTGCAGTTGCGACCGGCCAGCCTCACGCATCCGGCCTTGGAGCGATTCCGCGAACCCGGCCCCGGAAGCCTGTTGAGTGCCTATTTCCCCCGACATTGGAAGCTAAAATTGGGCGAACAATCGTCGGCAGTCCCCATCGCCGGGTTCCTGGATGGCGATCCGCTGTTTGTCGAGCGCAGCTTCGGCAAAGGTCGCGTGATTCTCAGTTCGATCGGCCTGGACAACGGCTGGCGCACGAATCTCACCGATTTGATGGATTATCCGCGGATGATGCACGAATTGGGATTCTATCTGGCCAGTGGTCGCAGCCCGGCGACGAATCTCGAACCCGGCCGCCCGATTGTGTTTACGCCGATTCAACCCGAACCGCCCGGCCCGGTATCGGTCAAACCGCCGGAAGGGATCACCCGGCGATTGGACGTGAGCGAATGGCCCGCCATCGACGAACAGACCCGCGATCCGGGTGTGTATCAACTCACCACCGAGCGCGGGCAAATTGGCTATTTCGTGGTGCAAAGCGACGCCAGCGAATCCGAATTGACCCCGCTGACCGACAGCGACAAGGAACGACTCGCCAAGCCGTTGCCCGATTTGCGATTTGCCGATTCGACCGAGACGATCTTCTCCACGGAAAATCTGCCACCCGAGGAGCATGATTTGTGGTGGATTCTGATGCTGGGCGTGGTGGTGATGATGCTCAGCGAAATTTGGTTCACACGCACAATTGCCCTGCGAGCTGCCAGTGGCGGCATCTGA
- a CDS encoding vWA domain-containing protein, which yields MFGMASVTLPLTDASLHLAPQLSNASLTVNFLIFGLGFGLLMMLAGVLYRYELRLIAPSSARMLLGLRCLGLAILWAIIWLKPVVQRPSSETLPSQVVIALDRSSSMQTVDPQRTPKEKLQLLLRYQFAADLVDNATLTKWIDACYDDAAPGFRLASGSEDWESKKRYDAVIARADSITRAMISQKLLVPEDKPGLLEGIATKQTMSVEGFAQESTPLPNESTPLRAALAQPIPMAEGSDLRAPLAKTLERNAPGQNPVVGVVLLSDGQHNWGPSPLAQVPELLQRNIPIYPVVVGPRKAPSDIAISQVVGPTAVFQATDATIDTSVLVTNMPAGKITVTLTGETASGEKREPLTETIDHDGTNRSYPVRFRPRMEAAGTETLTVTAKPEGELKDDHPTNNSRQMRVSIAPEKAKVLIVDGEARWEYHYLAGALQRDPTMDIRSVVYHQPRLNKIPEADLESLNYPALKLPADPDALASYDCIILGDTPPEDLPLADRMRLEKYVAESGGTLVILAGKRAMPMEYLKPLPNGDLDPIARLLPIQSAEMFAPRTGFPVSMTAEGKRTAFLQMEPDPGQSLERWAKLPKQFWGVIGRAKDGAVSLGYVEGPAGDAPLPAGSINQQERDRSLMVRQNFGFGRVLFVGLESTWRWRFKVGDKYHHQFWGQVIRWAASDKPLTAGDRNVRFGSREPVVRADQPVEVLARLSDRIRKPNDGALLGMRLLKIDQEGQPGKAIGVIPIEPQTGRPRELAGVMRDLAPGDYALELVVPELAEQLDRLAGPEGSPTKMQAKFRVLPPETAESAELSTNWPLMEKLAQDSGGKLFTPETADELIELLQTKTASREITSEHRLWNSWWTLILVLVLVSGEWLLRKSVGLP from the coding sequence GTGTTTGGCATGGCTAGTGTGACACTCCCGTTGACCGATGCCTCCTTGCATCTGGCACCGCAGCTCTCCAACGCCTCGTTGACGGTGAATTTTCTCATCTTCGGGCTTGGATTTGGCCTGCTCATGATGCTGGCCGGTGTGCTGTATCGCTACGAATTGCGGCTGATCGCCCCAAGTTCCGCGCGCATGCTTCTGGGACTGCGCTGCCTGGGACTCGCAATCCTCTGGGCCATCATCTGGCTCAAGCCCGTCGTCCAGCGACCATCCTCCGAGACTCTCCCCTCGCAGGTGGTGATCGCCCTGGATCGCTCCTCGAGTATGCAGACCGTGGACCCGCAGCGGACACCCAAAGAAAAGTTGCAACTGCTGCTGCGGTATCAGTTTGCGGCGGATCTCGTGGACAACGCCACGCTCACCAAATGGATCGATGCGTGCTACGATGACGCGGCACCGGGATTCCGGCTGGCCAGCGGCAGCGAGGATTGGGAAAGCAAAAAACGCTACGATGCCGTCATCGCCCGCGCCGATTCGATCACACGGGCGATGATTTCCCAAAAACTACTGGTGCCCGAAGACAAGCCCGGTTTGCTGGAAGGCATCGCGACGAAGCAAACGATGTCGGTGGAAGGCTTTGCGCAAGAATCGACTCCACTGCCGAATGAATCCACGCCCCTGCGGGCAGCGTTGGCCCAACCGATCCCGATGGCGGAAGGTTCGGACCTTCGCGCTCCGTTGGCCAAAACGCTGGAACGCAACGCGCCCGGCCAAAATCCGGTCGTCGGCGTCGTACTGCTGAGCGATGGCCAACACAACTGGGGGCCGTCGCCGCTGGCGCAAGTGCCGGAATTGCTGCAGCGCAACATTCCGATTTATCCCGTGGTGGTGGGTCCGCGCAAGGCTCCATCGGATATCGCGATTTCGCAGGTGGTCGGCCCAACGGCAGTCTTTCAAGCGACGGATGCCACCATCGATACCAGCGTGTTGGTCACGAATATGCCGGCGGGGAAAATCACCGTAACCCTCACGGGGGAAACCGCTTCTGGCGAGAAGCGTGAGCCGCTCACCGAGACAATCGATCACGATGGCACGAATCGCTCGTACCCAGTTCGCTTTCGGCCACGCATGGAAGCGGCGGGCACCGAAACGCTCACCGTCACCGCGAAGCCCGAAGGCGAGTTGAAGGACGATCACCCCACGAACAACTCGCGGCAAATGCGCGTCAGCATCGCCCCGGAAAAGGCCAAAGTGCTCATTGTCGATGGCGAAGCGCGATGGGAATATCACTACCTGGCGGGTGCGTTGCAGCGGGACCCGACGATGGATATTCGCTCGGTGGTGTACCATCAGCCGCGCCTCAACAAGATTCCCGAGGCCGACTTGGAATCGCTGAATTACCCTGCGCTGAAGTTGCCCGCCGATCCGGATGCGCTGGCCAGCTACGATTGCATCATTCTGGGCGATACTCCGCCGGAAGACCTGCCGCTGGCGGATCGGATGCGGCTGGAAAAATACGTCGCCGAGAGTGGCGGCACGCTGGTGATTCTGGCCGGGAAGCGGGCGATGCCGATGGAATACCTCAAGCCGTTGCCCAATGGCGATCTCGACCCCATCGCACGGCTGCTGCCGATTCAGTCTGCCGAAATGTTCGCCCCACGAACGGGATTCCCGGTGAGCATGACCGCCGAGGGCAAACGCACGGCATTCTTGCAGATGGAACCCGATCCGGGGCAAAGTCTGGAGCGCTGGGCCAAGTTGCCGAAACAATTTTGGGGCGTGATTGGCCGCGCCAAAGACGGCGCTGTGTCGCTGGGCTACGTCGAAGGACCGGCTGGCGATGCCCCCCTTCCCGCCGGCAGCATCAACCAGCAGGAACGCGATCGCTCGTTGATGGTGCGCCAGAATTTCGGCTTCGGGCGTGTGCTGTTTGTCGGCCTGGAAAGCACGTGGCGGTGGCGATTCAAAGTCGGCGACAAATACCATCACCAATTTTGGGGCCAAGTCATTCGCTGGGCCGCATCGGATAAGCCGCTGACTGCGGGGGATCGCAACGTGCGATTCGGCAGCCGCGAGCCAGTCGTTCGCGCCGATCAGCCCGTTGAAGTGTTGGCCCGACTATCGGATCGCATCCGCAAACCGAACGACGGCGCACTGTTGGGCATGCGGCTGCTGAAAATCGACCAAGAAGGTCAGCCCGGCAAAGCGATCGGCGTGATCCCGATTGAGCCACAAACGGGCCGACCGCGCGAATTGGCCGGGGTCATGCGCGATCTCGCGCCCGGCGATTACGCCCTGGAATTGGTCGTGCCCGAACTGGCGGAACAGCTCGACCGACTCGCCGGGCCAGAAGGCAGCCCCACCAAGATGCAGGCAAAATTCCGCGTGTTGCCACCCGAAACCGCCGAATCCGCCGAACTCTCCACCAACTGGCCGCTCATGGAGAAACTCGCGCAAGATTCGGGTGGCAAACTGTTTACGCCCGAAACCGCCGATGAGTTGATCGAACTGCTCCAGACGAAAACCGCCAGCCGCGAGATCACCAGCGAACATCGCTTGTGGAATTCCTGGTGGACGTTGATCCTGGTCTTGGTATTGGTGTCTGGGGAGTGGCTGCTGCGGAAATCGGTCGGCCTGCCGTGA